A genomic window from Rhodococcus sp. KBS0724 includes:
- a CDS encoding amidohydrolase family protein: protein MITLKAAGMLDVDSGEIVRPAVIKVDEGKIVGIGGTPEGEIVDLGDQILLPGLMDMEVNLLMGGRGEKPVYSTVQDDPPLRMLRAVGNSRRTLRAGFTTVRNLGLFVKTGGYLLDVALGKAIDAGWVDGPRIIPAGHAITPTGGHLDPTMFAAFAPGVLDLTIEEGIANGVDECRKAVRYQIKHGAQLIKVCVSGGVMSHTGLPGAQHYSNEELRAIVDEAHRRGLRVASHTHGAEAVKAAIEAGIDCIEHGFLVDDEAIAMMVEHGTFLVPTTRLADAMDTSKAAPELQAKAAEMFPRARLSVKAAYDAGVKIAVGTDAPAIPHGKNADELVALVSRGMSNISVLRAATTVAADLINVTDRGRLAEGLLADIIAVPGDPLEDITVTQRVGFVMKGGKIYVNN from the coding sequence ATGATCACACTCAAAGCAGCGGGAATGCTCGACGTCGACAGCGGCGAGATCGTCCGGCCGGCCGTCATCAAGGTCGACGAAGGCAAGATCGTCGGAATAGGCGGAACACCCGAAGGAGAAATCGTCGATCTCGGCGACCAGATTCTTCTTCCCGGCCTCATGGACATGGAGGTCAACCTCTTGATGGGTGGGCGCGGCGAAAAGCCGGTCTACTCAACGGTTCAGGATGATCCCCCGCTCCGCATGCTGCGTGCCGTGGGTAACTCGCGCCGCACTCTGCGCGCAGGTTTCACCACTGTTCGCAACCTGGGACTGTTCGTGAAGACCGGGGGCTACCTGCTCGACGTGGCTCTCGGCAAGGCAATCGACGCAGGCTGGGTCGACGGACCTCGGATCATCCCGGCCGGCCACGCGATCACTCCCACAGGCGGCCACCTGGATCCGACGATGTTCGCGGCGTTCGCGCCGGGCGTGTTGGACCTGACTATCGAAGAGGGCATCGCCAACGGTGTCGACGAGTGCCGTAAGGCTGTTCGCTACCAGATCAAGCACGGCGCTCAGCTGATCAAGGTCTGCGTTTCGGGTGGAGTCATGTCGCACACCGGACTACCTGGTGCGCAACACTATTCCAACGAGGAACTGCGCGCGATCGTGGACGAGGCGCACCGACGCGGTCTGCGTGTCGCGTCGCACACGCACGGCGCGGAAGCTGTGAAGGCGGCAATCGAAGCCGGCATCGACTGCATCGAGCACGGCTTTCTCGTCGACGACGAGGCCATCGCGATGATGGTCGAGCATGGCACCTTCCTGGTGCCGACCACACGCCTGGCCGATGCCATGGATACTTCCAAGGCCGCACCGGAGCTCCAGGCCAAGGCGGCCGAAATGTTCCCGCGCGCACGCCTTTCGGTCAAGGCCGCATACGACGCCGGTGTGAAGATCGCCGTAGGCACCGATGCGCCGGCGATCCCGCACGGAAAGAATGCCGACGAACTGGTTGCGCTCGTCTCTCGCGGCATGAGCAACATCTCGGTGTTGCGTGCGGCCACCACCGTCGCGGCAGATCTCATCAACGTCACCGACCGTGGCCGTCTGGCCGAAGGTCTACTGGCCGACATCATCGCGGTACCCGGAGATCCGTTGGAGGACATCACGGTTACACAGCGCGTCGGCTTCGTCATGAAGGGTGGAAAGATTTATGTCAACAACTGA